A portion of the Anoplopoma fimbria isolate UVic2021 breed Golden Eagle Sablefish chromosome 15, Afim_UVic_2022, whole genome shotgun sequence genome contains these proteins:
- the LOC129103046 gene encoding LOW QUALITY PROTEIN: thrombospondin-type laminin G domain and EAR repeat-containing protein-like (The sequence of the model RefSeq protein was modified relative to this genomic sequence to represent the inferred CDS: inserted 1 base in 1 codon) has product MKKSTAELISRVLISNRLFVMTSLIIVHLLLLGLRAIDTTGDTWRRCTDLLPLDLLSFVLERDPSKLLAGVHMKQAGGVRGVHFLSPHNSTSFPSSQLLVDCDLFPKEFSIVVTLKVTSISPKINEYIFSLMEPEQVKKRGVGEEEEENDKGYILEKNKERTVSEEERHGGMEEKRRVKSNEKPGRVILGLRFSXKRLHFLFRGHGGVVEHWMFRGVRMADNQWHTLVLGVGSQRVRLTVDCGTPLEIVPSRPFPSDLNIQGSEIHIGSRGRWKGLYSGLLRQLVLVPGSDATHQICPSSDPQLAVLSVPSLLSNLPVMGREGHTDVTSYETGERVSVGLERSCSELVQGQMWFNPLKKGLYLCDGTVWITVLEDHKQLDYVLEHQVLTTSSETHDVEVFQVAGVGLMAAMAHRSTSGSAVYLWSHTGFQLYQNISTYGALAWRHFNMGKKIFLVVSNSGGGPDKRKESLTDTSVIYKWSKTRKRFVQFQTLQTHCARDWEAFKINRQTYLAVANHRQGDTNHTIDSVIYKWNRLTKSFEVHQMLPTSGAYDWEFFTVGPYHFLVVANAFDGVTTSVDSVIYVWVNGSFQVFQTIKTFCATDWEMFQIGSRVFLAVANGHRLHGNGPSQYAINSTIYELDMNGQLFVRFQDIMTYSAVDWEFFSLGEEYFLVVANSYNGESYSLNSILYRWQGYEGFVPVHWLPTIGCSDWEFFSSKGESYLIYSSAKAPLSKVFKLKTH; this is encoded by the exons ATTTGCTCCCTCTGGATCTCTTGTCTTTTGTCCTGGAGAGGGACCCCTCCAAACTCCTAGCAGGGGTGCACATGAAGCAGGCTGGAGGGGTGAGGGGGGTGCATTTCTTAAGCCCTCATAACTCCACAAGCTTTCCCTCCTCCCAGCTGCTGGTGGACTGCGACCTGTTTCCCAAAGAATTCTCCATTGTTGTGACACTCAAAGTCACTAGCATTTCCCCAAAG ataaatgaatacattttttccttgATGGAGCCAGAGCAAGTAAAGAAAAGAGGAGttggggaggaggaagaggagaacgataaaggttacattttggaaaagaaTAAAGAGAGGACTGTCAGTGAAGAAGAACGacatggagggatggaggagaagaggagagtcAAGAGTAATGAAAAACCTGGACGGGTTATCCTGGGACTGAGGTTCT AAAAACGCCTGCACTTTCTTTTTAGAGGTCACGGAGGGGTCGTAGAGCACTGGATGTTTCGAGGTGTCCGAATGGCTGACAACCAGTGGCACACTCTGGTTTTAGGTGTTGGTAGTCAACGTGTCCGGCTCACAGTTGACTGCGGCACACCCCTGGAAAT TGTTCCCTCCAGGCCTTTCCCCTCAGATCTCAACATTCAGGGATCGGAAATCCACATTGGCAGTCGGGGGAGATGGAAAGGCTTGTATTCA GGTCTGTTGCGCCAGCTGGTTTTGGTGCCAGGTTCGGATGCCACCCATCAGATTTGCCCCTCTTCTGACCCCCAACTAGCAGTCCTGTCAGTACCATCACTTCTCTCAAACCTTCCTGTCATGGGGAGGGAGGGTCATACCGATGTGACTTCCTATG AAACAGGGGAGCGAGTGTCAGTTGGGTTGGAGCGGTCGTGCTCAGAGCTGGTACAAGGCCAGATGTGGTTCAATCCGCTCAAGAAAGGCCTTTACCTCTGCGACGGTACAGTGTGGATCACCGTGCTGGAGG ATCATAAACAACTTGACTACGTGTTGGAACACCAGGTCCTCACCACCAGCTCAGAGACACATGATGTAGAG GTGTTCCAGGTAGCTGGCGTGGGTCTGATGGCTGCGATGGCTCATAGGTCAACTTCTGGCTCAGCCGTGTATCTGTGGAGCCACACAGGTTTCCAACTCTACCAGAATATCAGCACATATGGAGCACTGGCTTGGAGACACTTTAACATGGGAAAAAAG ATTTTTCTGGTGGTATCTAACTCTGGCGGTGGGCCAGATAAGCGGAAAGAATCACTGACTGACACTTCTGTGATTTACAAGTGGAGCAAAACAAGAAAACGGTTTGTGCAGTTCCAGACTCTGCAGACCCACTGTGCACGAGACTGGGAGGCCTTTAAAATCAACCGACAAACCTATCTCGCTGTGGCCAACCACAGACAAG GTGACACTAATCACACTATAGACAGTGTGATATACAAATGGAACAGGTTAACAAAGTCTTTTGAGGTTCACCAGATGCTGCCGACCTCAGGGGCCTACGACTGGGAGTTCTTCACAGTGGGACCGTACCATTTCCTGGTGGTCGCAAATGCCTTCGATGGAGTGACCACCTCTGTAGACTCAGTCATTTACGTTTGGGTCAACGGAAGCTTCCAGGTGTTTCAGACAATTAAG ACGTTCTGCGCCACAGACTGGGAAATGTTTCAAATTGGAAGTAGAGTCTTCTTAGCCGTTGCCAATGGACACAGGCTCCATGGCAACGGACCAAGTCAATATGCCATCAACTCCACCATCTACGAACTGGACATGAATGGACAGCTGTTTGTCCGCTTCCAGGATATTATGACCTACAG TGCAGTGGACTGGGAGTTCTTCAGCCTCGGGGAAGAATATTTTCTGGTTGTCGCAAACTCCTACAACGGAGAATCCTACTCTCTCAACAGCATTCTCTACAG gtGGCAGGGATATGAAGGATTTGTTCCTGTTCATTGGCTCCCTACGATTGGGTGCAGTGACTGGGAGTTTTTTAGCTCTAAAGGAGAATCGTATCTGATCTACTCTAGTGCAAAAGCACCGCTCTCCAAAGTGTTtaagctgaaaacacactaG